One window of the Notolabrus celidotus isolate fNotCel1 chromosome 23, fNotCel1.pri, whole genome shotgun sequence genome contains the following:
- the serpine1 gene encoding plasminogen activator inhibitor 1 gives MGGASQPAAPQYKERAAHSDSNRSSERLKLKLQSFRDTSDTKTTARMLFVYTFLFLTLSRAALGSLQDKQTDFGLKVFSQMVQNSAEQNVALSPYGVASVLAMAQLGAAGSTRKALTAAMGFSLQERGMSRQQRLLQRDLSSEEGVETASGVMVERKISLEKGYRRALAKAFQTHPHQLDFTKPDEAVNVINAWVSDHTAGSIPEFLASGSLSDETRLILLNALHFQGLWKVPFDPKLTQERMFHCANGSTVPVHMMRLTNRFHYGEFVTPDGVDYDVIEVPYEGDSLSMLLVSPFEPEVPLSALSVDLSSERIHQWRAELRNVKRQLALPRFTLDTEVNLKSTLLNMGLGDMFNLATADFTRITTDERLCVSKVLQKVKIEVNERGTRGSSATAAVMFSRMAVEELTLDRPFLFLIQHKPTGAVLFAGQLNQPQQQ, from the exons ATGGGCGGGGCTTCACAGCCTGCAGCTCCACAATATAAAGAGAGAGCAGCTCATTCAGACAGCAACAGAAGCTCTGAGAGACTGAAGCTGAAACTACAATCCTTCAGAGACACATCTGACACTAAAACTACCGCAAG GATGCTTTTCGTCTACACTTTCCTGTTCCTGACTCTGAGCAGAGCAGCCCTCGGCTCTCTGCAGGACAAACAGACCGACTTTGGCCTGAAGGTTTTCTCACAgatggtccagaactctgcagaaCAGAATGTGGCCCTGTCCCCGTACGGCGTGGCCTCGGTGCTCGCCATGGCTCAGCTTGGAGCTGCAGGAAGCACACGCAAGGCTTTGACGGCTGCAATGGGCTTCTCTCTGCAAG AGCGGGGGATGTCCCGGCAGCAGCGTCTCCTGCAGCGAGATCTGTCCAGTGAGGAGGGCGTGGAGACGGCCAGCGGAGTGATGGTGGAGAGGAAGATTAGCCTGGAGAAAGGATACCGACGAGCCCTCGCCAAGGCCTTCCAGACTCACCCCCACCAGCTGGACTTCACCAAGCCGGACGAGGCCGTCAACGTCATCAACGCCTGGGTGTCAGACCACACCGCAG GATCCATACCAGAGTTCCTAGCGTCTGGATCTCTGTCTGATGAGACCCGTCTGATCCTCCTGAATGCGCTGCACTTCCAGGGTCTCTGGAAGGTTCCCTTTGACCCCAAACTGACCCAGGAGAGGATGTTCCACTGCGCCAACGGCAGCACTGTCCCCGTCCACATGATGAGACTCACCAACCGCTTCCACTATG GTGAGTTTGTGACCCCTGATGGTGTGGACTATGACGTCATCGAGGTCCCATATGAGGGCGACTCACTGAGCATGCTCCTGGTATCTCCCTTCGAGCCTGAGGTTcctctgagcgcgctcagtgtGGATCTGAGCAGCGAGAGGATTCACCAGTGGAGAGCTGAGCTGAGGAATGTGAAGAGACAGCTGGCCCTGCCCAG gtttaCTCTGGACACTGAGGTGAACCTGAAGTCCACTCTGCTGAACATGGGTCTGGGCGACATGTTCAACCTGGCTACCGCTGACTTTACTCGCATCACCA ctgaCGAGCGGCTGTGTGTGTCGAAGGTTCTGCAGAAAGTGAAGATCGAGGTGAACGAACGAGGAACCAGAGGATCATCTGCAACAG CTGCTGTCATGTTCTCCCGTATGGCCGTGGAGGAGCTCACTCTGGACCgacccttcctcttcctcatccagCACAAACCCACAG GTGCCGTTCTGTTTGCCGGTCAGCTCAACCAGCCTCAACAGCAATAA
- the vgf gene encoding neurosecretory protein VGF, with translation MTGYRHASSALTLLLLLTGASLLHPSTPTPVNAAEEADDLHTETPPAQTAAGDEEERREEERRSVKKEDTEEEEELFKDVDPKTLAAVLLEALNRSDVGRRREEEEMDAEANREVRMMEGADRDRDGRQELEMLMAAQGKEREKEEEEERRRAQEEEERMTEKVTSRTTSQTVQVQAEPQSQSPEEGGENGKQGANPPSEQDNNEEEEEQLSPEELKSLETMMKEFPSLNTATKREGEQNQRESRGWSSYNEVIPVKGSDTASTKKKLKWQEETQKGINFPMFRGGNFMDDFEESNRAGDNEIQAELPSEQEATEEEEPEEEEEEEQLSPEEEEARAKAEQEEMRRQAAEAQRAKIEEEKLADIASDMLLRYMVKQNNGNRKYSSSLSNAAEDKRSNEEQEAAEEEDLDPQTIDKLIEISSKLHLPADDVVDIISDVEKKKKKDIQPEVTSRWQRPLTPLSSSFSSTKGLSSTDTNSFPVTKQPSPAVNRLKTWFQEKTPTKSQDLWSKPLRANQNLWSKPQKPMKQEIWFKSPKPVRTGYPFYPYRYPSYYQRKPYPDYYPIYFPPAPRPRPRYYLSKPALARGNPMDNPYAFPPKRRYHSWIQPRLRTPPTGLQQKPYYPSYPLYPRTFQPVRVPVRPPQQKQFYYSPPAAAAPRNEDYYEAGKQPESRDDLEKYIQQILRKRPQISD, from the coding sequence ATGACCGGGTACCGCCATGCCTCAAGTGCCCTTaccctgctgctcctcctcacaggagcctccctcctccatccatccacccccACCCCTGTGAACGCCGCTGAGGAGGCTGATGACCTGCACACAGAGACTCCTCCTGCACAGACGGCAGCAGGAgatgaggaagaaagaagggaagaggagaggcgATCAGTAAAGaaagaggacacagaggaggaagaggagctctTTAAAGATGTAGATCCAAAAACACTTGCAGCAGTTTTGCTCGAGGCGTTGAATCGCTCAGATgtggggagaaggagggaggaagaggagatggatgCCGAGGCAAACCGAGAAGTGAGAATGATGGAaggagcagacagagacagggacgGACGACAGGAGTTAGAGATGCTGATGGCTGCTCAGGGAAAAGAGcgggaaaaggaggaggaagaggagaggaggagagctcaggaggaagaagagaggatgacAGAGAAGGTGACCAGTCGGACCACGAGCCAGACGGTCCAGGTCCAAGCAGAGCCACAGTCCCAAAGTccagaggaaggaggggagaaTGGAAAGCAGGGAGCGAATCCCCCCTCTGAACAAGACAacaatgaggaagaggaggagcagctgaGTCCAGAGGAGCTGAAGAGCCTGGAGACCATGATGAAGGAGTTTCCTAGTTTGAACACAGCGACAAAGAGGGAGGGCGAGCAGAACCAGAGGGAGAGCCGAGGGTGGAGCAGCTACAACGAGGTCATCCCCGTCAAAGGAAGTGACACTGCCTCAACGAAAAAGAAGCTGAAGTGGCAGGAGGAGACGCAGAAGGGGATCAACTTCCCGATGTTCAGGGGAGGAAACTTCATGGATGACTTTGAGGAGAGCAATCGAGCAGGAGACAACGAAATTCAGGCGGAGCTCccatcagagcaggaggcgactgaggaggaggagccagaggaggaggaagaggaggaacagctgagtccagaggaagaggaggctcgGGCTAAAGCTGAGcaagaggagatgaggaggcaGGCGGCCGAGGCACAGCGAGCCAAAATTGAGGAGGAGAAGCTGGCGGACATCGCCTCCGACATGCTGCTGCGCTACATGGTGAAGCAGAACAACGGTAACCGGAAATACAGCTCGTCTCTGTCCAACGCTGCCGAGGACAAACGATCCAACGAAGAGCAAGAGGCGGCCGAGGAGGAAGACCTCGACCCACAGACAATCGACAAGCTCATCGAGATCTCCAGCAAACTCCACCTACCTGCCGACGACGTGGTCGACATCATCAGCGAcgtggagaagaagaaaaagaaagacatccAGCCGGAGGTTACATCACGTTGGCAGCGACCTCTAACACCGCTCTCTTCATCGTTCTCATCCACCAAAGGTTTGTCTTCAACCGATACAAACAGCTTCCCAGTCACAAAACAACCGTCTCCCGCTGTCAATCGCCTCAAAACCTGGTTCCAGGAGAAGACCCCAACAAAATCTCAGGATCTGTGGAGCAAACCTCTGAGAGCCAATCAGAATCTTTGGTCCAAACCTCAGAAGCCGATGAAGCAGGAAATCTGGTTCAAATCCCCAAAGCCTGTCCGGACTGGATACCCCTTCTACCCCTACAGATACCCCTCCTACTACCAGAGGAAGCCCTACCCTGACTACTACCCCATTTACTTCCCTCCTGCCCCAAGACCCAGACCTCGCTACTACCTCTCTAAACCCGCCCTCGCCCGGGGGAACCCCATGGACAACCCGTATGCTTTCCCTCCCAAACGTCGCTACCACAGCTGGATCCAACCACGGCTCAGAACGCCCCCCACAGGCCTCCAGCAGAAGCCTTACTACCCCAGCTACCCTCTGTACCCTCGGACATTTCAGCCCGTCAGAGTCCCCGTGAGGCCTCCTCAACAGAAGCAGTTTTATTATTCACCTCCGGCGGCTGCAGCGCCGAGAAACGAAGATTACTACGAGGCGGGAAAACAGCCGGAGAGCCGTGACGACCTGGAGAAGTACATCCAGCAGATCCTCCGGAAGAGACCGCAGATATCAGACTGA